AATCTGGCCCGAAATCTCTGCAATTCTGGCCCAGGACAGCCTTGCCCTTGACGCAGCGTTTTAGGTAAGTAATTTCTTCTAAAACAGCTCCCACTTGTTCCTCCAGGCCAACAAGTACCCTCATAATTATTTCCTCATTTGTCCCCAACAGCCCGCTCCCTTCTCCCTCATACCTCTGCACGATGGGCACGTCTGGCAGCACAACCCTCACGTCTCGAGACACTACCTTCTTCATTGGGAGCACCTCGCTGTACGACCTTGCACCTCCAACCATCAACGGTGGGCCACCACCAATTCCTCTTGTCAACTTAGAGTAACCTGCCTGAGCCTCATGAGTGACTCTGTTTCTCATGCTCAAAACAGAGGGTGAATGGAGCTCCATTAAAGCATCTCCGAAGTTCCTccacccctcccccttcctcccttcCGGCACCACTATCAAACCTCTCCTCTTATTATGACCAAACTCCGAGAGAATGATAAAACTACCGTTACGGTTATGCCCCTTCCGCACCATTAACACCGTGTCTCCTTTTCTACGAGTTCTCAGAAACTCATAAGCTCCCCTTGACACTGCACATTCCTTTACTGTAGAGCCCAGCCAACCCAGGGCTTCATGGTCTAAGGATATATATTTCACTATACGGCGATTGCTTTCTATGATATTCCACCATCTATCATTCACCTTCCTAAACTCGAATAACTTCTGATCAATGAGCACCTCGTTGCCTAGCCCCATCTTATCCAATCCACTACGATAAAACCAATGCTGCCGTGAAACTTTAATCTCCATAGAAAGCCATTAACGAATCACCACCAACAGAAAACAAACcaagcaacaaaaaaataaaaaccaggaaagtgtacggagagaaaaagtttTCACTTTTGTGACATCTGTATCAAAAATTGGAGTTATGCATTTTTAACACATCTATCTAGTCAACTGCTAGAATTATAACTATGGGATTGGCTTCATGAATCAAGCTAATCATTTCATTTGTCTGAGGATGTAGATGAATTAGTTTTTATTGCTTCagcttttttgtttcctttgtgGAATAgtttttcaatataaaattatttcttcctCACATTGTTGTTTGAaccaaatcatttttttcctctttggtTGCTGACATGCTGTAAATATTATGCTATGAcattcatgacttattttaacatcttgaaaaaaaaaaactcatctcaaattaCACTTTTACATGTTTTTTGCACAGCACTGTTGAAGTAAAGGATTGCTGAATTTATAGCTTTTGTATCACCTCCCTTCATTTTGATGGGTGTAAATAAGCTTTTGCAAAACATGTATTTTCTCTTATCTTGTCTGCATTTGTATTGGCTGTAGAATGCTGTTTAATCCTTTCTCGGCTTGTGTGATTGGATCTTGACAATGGATATGCTATTGGGCATGTCCACTCGGATTTTAACTACAAATAGTTGGGATTTGCCTGTGACTGCAATAGATTAAGCATATTTAGGGGCTCATGATTTCGATGGCACATAGCGTGTGATCAATTTAAGACACATTTGCATCGGGGCTCATGAGAAGAAACTGAATCTGTTAATGGTCTCAACAAAGCCTGCCTTTCATCAGGGGTTTGAGTTGGTAAAGAACATTTGACTCATAGAGAGAATGTGAGTTTAATTTTCATGTGAATAAacatttatatgtttttttcccctcttgTCATAGCCAAATGCTCCCAGTCAGGCTCCTCGAGGAAATGAAACAGAAGGTTTACGTGGTAATGTTGGAATTCAGACTCAAACAGGAAATCAAGTGCAGTCTGGACAGGCATTTTCTGGGCAACCATTCCAATCTGTACATCAAGTTGTGCAAATCCCTCTGGCTGCAGCAGCAGTACCTGTTCCTTCCGTTCATGTTGTGATATATTCTCTTCTTTGATGTCTTAGTTGTGCTTcacattttattcttctttaatGTCATTTTCTTTCCCATTTCAGCCTATTCCTGATTCTTTGAGTACACTTTCTGAGTTTATGAATCGCATGGAGCAAACACTATCACAAAGTGGtgattattttgaaattccTTTTTAATCTTGTAGTTGCCAATAACTGCATAAAATTATCCAGTTCTCCTTGATGCAGGATACCAGCCGAATTCATCTTCAATAAATGCTGGTGATCTCCCGAGGGTGGAATTACCCTCCAGTGCCCATGGGTTGCATACTCCTGAAGCATTGAGCATTGTGCTGCGTCGTGCACAACGTCTTCTCAGTGGTCATGCAGTTGCTGCACTATCTGTAATCACCATGTTCAGAATACTAATACTTTTCTTTGTTCTCACTCTGTGTTTGATTATATTTGTTCTCTCTGAAAAATGCTTTCCCTCTTTTGCGGAAGAGAATaacttttggtttttttgtttttgctacTTTCAGAGCAATTTATCATGAAGAAAATAGAGGAATGTCTTTTGCcagttctctatttttttcattcacacCCCCTCCCCCCTCTGGCCTTATTATGGAAATGTGTTGTTTATAAGGATTCtagataaataaacaaatttctcCGTTGTATTTTTCCTGATATAACAGAGTGATGTGTTTAGTTTCCTAGGCAAAGTTGGGGGTTGTTTGGGAAACACatcctatcttatctcatctcataatttctcataatttccttcccaaatattattcaaacacaaacacttttcaatttcaaattttcaactttttcatctaatcattacctaatcattacaactttttcaaacttccaaacaaaatacaaaaaacaattcaacattttcaaatcccaaagcaaattatataacaatattttaactttataatatttttattcaactttttctctcatttcccaaaaccccataaaacatcttaactcaaaccattttactactgtTCACAgatttttcttctcatctcattccccaagcatccccttAATATTTATAGTGAGGATGAAACGTGACAGTATGTAGTCCACtccttgaaaaatataaaatataaataagacaCGTGCATACCCTGTTTGATATGTAATTATGGTCGTGCTCGCTTGTAGATTTACCACTTTTTTCCtgtttcatttttaatatatacagGAAATTAACGATGGGCCAAGAAACCTGCAATCTTGTTTGGGAGTTTAGATAAATGATTTAAAGCGGATAGTTTGAAGATAGATCATAGGAGGCTTCTGAGTTAGCATGATGAAGAATGCTGAAGAATTACATTAAAGCATTTTCTGGATAATCCCAAGTTAAAGGTGGTTGATTTTAACAAATCGGCCGAATTCTTGTGGCTTGGGCTATAGGCTAAGTTCTTTTGGCTTTAAGGGAGACACCACTTCAAAAGGAATGCTTGGCTGTGGATCAGTATAAATATGAATCTATAGAAACCAACATAGACAAGTCAGGATGTAGAAACCGCCAATATCCTTTTAAGGCCAAACTATAGAATGCCATCAAATcttttgaatgttttttttaataattgtatggctaaaattaaattttaagtaAATAGCTGCTGATTCTTGCTATTTGCTAGTTTCCTATTCAAAAGATAGGAGAGCACCCATCTCCCGAAGTCACATGTCATTTTGCCAAGTTCTTTCAACATGAATCTCTTAAGTGTCCTGGTATAATTCTAATTGTTCGCCTATGTCAATTTGGGGTACGACCAGTTCATCTAGAGTCCCTGAAAttgatgtttctttttttccctgGAAATTTCAACCTTGTTGACTATGAAAAAATGTCATGACTATAAACAGACTCTGATATAACAGACAAAGCATGAGAAGGCCCCATGCAACATGTTTTAATCTCTTGGAGTCTCTTTATGGTTTTGAGTCATCCACCCACTGGGTCAATCTAAACATTTATCAAATGAATTCAGCGGATTATATAGAGCATATTGTTATTTGCTACTGTGCCATACATGTTTCACCACAATGCCGACAGGGATACTTATGAATTAcagcatttattttgtttttcaaattcttattgATGTAAAGTGAGATTAATGAAGCTGGGATGTACTCGGATGTGCCAATTTTACATTCTTTACATTTTCCTTTTCGTCTGATTATGTGTTATCTGTAACTTGCTGCAACTTCGTAGCATACTGCAGGATCCTTGGAGCAAGAGGGATCTTCTTCTGATTCCACCACAAGGGGCCAGATACAGACAGAATCAATGCGATTAGGTCTTGCAATGCAACATTTAGGTGCTTTGCTTCTTGAGCTTGGTCGCACAATTTTGACTCTGCGGATGGGACAGTCTCCTGTATGGTCTTATCCTTCCTAAATCCCTTGGTTCTTTTGTGAGTAAAAGGTATTTGATATTCTTGTGGTCCAATTTGCAGACAGAATATATTTTGAATGCTGGACCTGCAGTTTACATATCTCCATCTGGGCCTAATCCTATAATGGTTCAGGTTTGTCCCTGAATTTTGATGTGGTTTAGTTGGTACACTGAATATGGATAGAACATATTCTAGTCTCCAATTAGAGAACAAGTAGAGCAATCTAACAAGTGCAGTGGAATAAGTTGATCATGCTATAGATTAGAAAAGAGAGTGGATTAGCTTGGCTAACCTGGTAGTATGGTTACTTATGATTGTGTTGGTTTTAATGTCAATGTATATTGGTGTTCTTGTACTATTTGCAGCCCTTTCCTCTTCAAACCAGCTCTCTCTTTGGTGGTTCTGTTCCTCAATCAAATCCTATGGCTTTTGGTCCTGTTGGTATAGGGAGTGCTCCAAGGCACATAAACATTCATATACATGCTGGTAATAGATTGCTTATATAGATaaggtttcagatttttttttccctaatggAACttattcaggaaaaaaaataaattgtttgtaCTGACCTGAACCATGTACCTTCTATTCGGTGATTTAGTGCTGTTTAATATCAGGTACTTCGCTTGCACCAATTGTTTCTGCGGTTGGTACAAGGGCCAGTAATGCCGAAGGAATGCAGGGAGAACGTCGTAATGGTGCTGGTTCTGGTGATTCAGGTGCAACAAGGGTGCTACCTATGAGAAATGTAATTGCAACCACTGTCCCATCACGACCTAGTGGTGTTGCAAGTTCTGGGGTAGCACAGCCTGGCCTTGGTGTTTCTGTTGCAGAGCCACCTTCTGACTCTGTTTCACTACCATCTATATCTGAAGTTAATTCACGACTTAGGAATTTTTTTGGTAACTTGCAAGGAGATGGCATGGTTTCATCAGGTAGCtggttaaatatatatttgtttgtttacATAATACTGAAGCCATTTactttttgtatgaaaattaatataatgcTACCCAACTCATTAACCTATCTTTCTGTACACAGGTGGCCAAACAGAATCAACTGTTCAAAGTTCTTCTGTTGCTACTGCAAGTAATGATGTGGGGAATGAACAGAAAAACACCACGACATTCAGCTCGGTCAAAAGAGTTGGGGAATCTGGGGCATCCATACCTGGGTGCACAACTGAAAGTGAAGGTCAGAAGGTATATATTATTGTGTGCAATATGGGGCTcctatttctcttttaattgtCGTTTGAATCTTGTGCTGATTCATTAATTAAACAGCTCGACCAATTGAGTAATAGCGATGCTTTAAGTGGAGGAACTGCAGCCAAGTCTGAAGATTTTCAGGGCAATGCTCTGGGATCTGACCAGAAACATGAGGGTGCCAAAGCTGCTCCACTAGGTTTAGGGCTGGGAGGTCTGGAACTTAAGGTAAgctaattatattttctattaatattcttttaaataacTTAAGTGTAAGTTATATCTAAACTCTCTGTAAAAAGTGGATATATATCTAAGTTTGCACGGATGTGGTACTTGGCGTAGTGTTTCAGCATCTAATGAAAGTATACGTAttgggtttttttaataatactggTAAAATGGTCATAATAACTGAAAAAGGAACATCACATGCAAGACTTAAATATATAGAAACTAAAAATgttctttatttacttttagtATGTTGTCTCATATTAGTTTGCTTGTGTTCTTGCTTTATCGGTGCCGTTTTCCACTTAATGTTCATTGCTCGGAGATGTATGGGTGGCAACAAATCAACTAATAGAAGTTTATAAAGCCATGGAGCTGGAGCCTTGGACTGAtaatttcatttctaatttAAACTTTGCAAAgtattatataacattatttcctaaacatttcttaaaatcatgTCTTGCattcttagagcattggcaatggctagAATGGCCTAGCCATTGCCAAGTCCAAAGTTTGGCTAGAATCTCAACTTTTGGCTATAGCATCAACTTGTTGCTAGGTgaatccacattggactagccatctTAAAGccaaaataagaatataatattatattattttaataatatttgacaattgttttttaatactttgcaaatacacttcatatattaattaataatttcattttaattagaGAATTCTTCCTCATCCCGAAACCAATTACGAACTACATGTACAAGAAATCCTAGGCAAAACCCAACAGCTCCCAGAACAGCAACTATTCAAACCCATAAACTGGAATCAAATGCTTGTAGAACAAAAGCATCCCAAGACCATAACCACAAAATACAGAAGATGGATCCCAAGACAGCACCCTCAACAACTTGGCTAACTGTGTGGAATTGTTGCGAGACCTGCAGCCATGTCTGCAAACAATAATGCAACAGAGCCTCCACAATTGCTTGTGTGCATTCTTCCAAAACTGTCAATGGACATGTTGGATCCCTCATCAAGTTTATGGTAATATCCTTGCGATAGATCATCGTAGTTGTTGTCATTCTTCTTGTTCAGGCCTATCATTCCAGTGAATCTTGCACCACCTTCCAACATTTTCCTGCTTGGGCAGTAAAATCTTCAAATCTCTTAATTCTTCAACATTAGAAATCCCAAACTCAAAACCCCCTCAGCAGCACCCTAAAACTACAGCATCCCACAAGATTTCAGCATCAAGCCTtgattgtaataaaaaaaaacttattttgcaTGTAACTTCTGGTTTAAAGGTCTTCTCAATTATTACTTTCAGAggcaaatttgaaatttttacgaAAAGGAAAACACTCACTTTCATTGCTGGGACAGAAACAATAAGgacaggaaagaaaaagaaaatacataagTTGAATTAGGCACCTCCATCCAAACCTCATATCAACCTCAACGGAAAATACCTCTACGAACTGTTATCTAAATATAAACACACCATGTTGCTTTCAAAGCCCTTCATGCAGTCACTTAGAGAACTGTCCCAGAGAAATATAAGAAGTGTGCAGAAAATGATTCTTCAATTAGTTTCAGACAATACATTGAGTACATCTTATATCGACCATTTACAGCCAGCCAACCAAATGTATTTGAGATTAACAATCTAGATGGATCCAGAGGAAAATCTTTAGCAGAGTTTTGCACATCAATATTTTGAGATAAGGAAATTTACCATTTTGCACAAAGACCAGGAACCAAAAAGAGCCTGTCACAAGCCCAGTAATATACAGCTATTGGATGCCTCAGTCAACACGAACTACTTttacatataacaaaaaatgaaacaacatAAACCGCATGACCCATAATGTCAATCTCAGCTATATTACTCCATTTTCAAAGAAACCAAACGCAGagccaaagaaaataaacattGGAGAAGAAAAGAACCACAAAGCTTCCCAGTAATGACTGacaaaaccacaaaaacaaaacacttgGGTAAACAAGaacacataaataaaaaataaaaaacagattcTGATTAAAGAGTTCAAATTTCTAGGAacttaatgagagagagagagagagagagagagagtacccaTAGATTTGAGATGAGCCGCGAGGCGTAGTCATAGTGTAGGTTTCAGCAGAGTGTTTGGTTTTCGGTGGacggagagaatgagagagagcgagTCTCGGTCTGGTGAAAacggagagaatgagagagatgaAGACCGGTCTGGTGTAGAgggaagagaatgagagagaggaaggcCACCTGTAGAGGAaactgagaaaaagaaaaggaaaaatcgagagaatgagagagagggagtctCGGTCTGGTgtagagggaagagagaaagggaaagggaagagagaaagggaaagagaaaatggaaaggGGATTTGgcaaagggagaaagggagaggaaggtGGGCATCGAGCAGAATGGAGGGAAGAAAACAGAGcgaattatttttgttaaaataatgcTTTGGCCTATGAACAGTTGCACGCCAAAGATGACTTTATCTTTGGCTTTACCGTCAAAGCCTCAACTCCTTTATCTTAGCTAGTCCAATGCCAGGCGTTTTAAGTGATAGCTAGTCAAATTTTGCATTTTCCTTGTGAGCGTGTTGGAGATTCGGTTATTTCTAAAGTTATGTTTGAATTTTCAGAACTTATTTCTGAGATGCAGTTGATCGATTTACATATGGCGGGAGGAGTTTACACATGGTCAAACGGGAGAGCGTGGTCCCGTATTGACAAATTTCTGGTCTCAGCATCTCGGGAAGCTCTTTTTCCGGAATTAAATCAGAAAAGGTTACAACGAGTAGTTTCTGACCACTATCCTATTCTGTTGGACTGTGGGGGCATTGTTAGGGGAAAAAtgtactttaaatttgaaaatatgtggttgaagGAGGAAGGTTTCTTTGAAAGAGTAAGAAGGTGGTGGGCCTCTTATCACTTTAATGGCACTCCCAGCTTTATCTTGGCAGGAAAATTTAAGGAGCTCAAAAAagatttgaagaaatggaatgTGGCGACTTTTGGCAATGTTAAAAACAATAGACTATCCCTTATGGAACAGCTGAACAGTATGGAGGCTAAGGAGTTGAGGGGTACAATTTCTAATGAGGAAAAGGAGCTGAAGAAAAGGGTGCTGGCAGATATTGACAAATTTATGCTTATGGAAGAATTTCATTGAGACAAAACTCCAGAATTTTATGGCTCAAGGAAGGGAGACAAATGCATGAAATTTTTCCATGAAATGGCTAATTCTCATCGTAGAAATAACGCCATTGATGTCCTCCATGTTGGTGACAATGTGATTTGTGATAAGGAGGATATTGGAGATCATATTGTGAATTTCTATGAGAAACTTTTTCAGGAAGAATTTTTATGGAGGCCTAAGATACATGGGCTGGTTTTTGACTCCATTGATCACTCTACTACAGTTTGGTTAGAGAGACCTTTTGAGGAAGATGAAGTTCTTGATATAGTTAGGGGCATGTCCAAGGATAAGGCTTCGGATCCCGATGGCTTTTCCATGGCATTTTTCCAAGCTTGCTGGGATATTGTGAAGGATGATATTATGAAAGTTTTTGACGAATTTCATTCCTCcaggaaatttgaaaaaagttttaatacaacttttataactCTTATTCCTAAAAAGGCGGGGGTGCTGTTGATATGAGGGATTTTCGCCCTATTAGCTTGGTTAATGGGGTTTATAAGATCATCTCTAAGGTGCTAGCTAACCGCCTTTGCGTGGTTTTggataagattataaaaaagcCTCGAAATGCATTCGTGAAGGGAAGACAAATCCTTGATTTGATGTTAATTGCTCATGAGTGTTTGGAAAGTAGAATAAGGATGGGACAATCTGGAATTTTAGTcaaattggacatggaaaaggcttttgatcatgtcaattgggatttccttctcTACTTGCTTAGGCGATTTGGATTTGGAGAGAAGTGGTCCTTGTGGATAAGACTTTGCATTTCGACGGCAAAGttctctattttggtgaatggctcTCCGGCTGGTTTTTTCAGTAGCTCCCGTGGATTAAGGCAAGGAGACCCATtatctcctttcctttttatcttAGACATGGATGCCTTGAGCCGTATGATTGAAATGGCAGTTGCAAGAGGTTTTATGTCAGGCTTCAAGGTGGGAGACGCTTCTAGGGGATGCATCATAGTTTCTCACCTTCTCTTCGCGGATAATACTCTAATTTTCAGTGATGCTAACAAGAATCATTTTCGTGCTTTAAGAGCTTTAttgttatgctttgaagctgtttcaGGGCTTAGAATCAATTTAActaagtctgaaattgttccagTGGGTTCAGTCAGCAATATTTATGATCTGGCTAATATTCTGGACTGTAAAGTATCTTCTCTTCCCATGAAATATCTTGAGTTACCTTTGGGGGGCTCCTCATAAATCTGTGGCTgtttgggatggggtgattgagaagatCGAAAGGAGACTAGCTGATtggaaaaaagttatatttgtccAAAGGGGGAAGAGTTACATTAATTAAAAGCACCTTGTCTAATTTACCTACTTGttacctctctcttttccctatTCCAGTGGGGGCGGTCAAAAAAATTGAGAGGATTTTTAGAAATTGCTTAGGGATGGCATTGGGGAGGAACGAAAATTCCACGTGGTGAGTTGGAATAAGGTTTGTACTCTGGTGTCTTGTGGAGGTTTAGGTGCGCGGAATTTAAAGCTTTTTAATACAACTCTTCTTGGGAAGTGGCTTTGGAGATACAACAATGAGAGAGATGCATTGTGGAAACAGATTGTGGATGTTAAATATGGAAGGATGTGGGGgaattggtgttctaatgaaatAAAAGGGTATTTGGGGTGGGATTACGGAAGTCCATTCGGTTGGGATGGGGGATTTTGTTAAAAACATTAACTTCAAAGTGGGGATTGGGACAAAtattctcttttggcatgatgtttggtgtggtgattTACCTCTTAAAATAGCATTTCCTAGTCTTTTCAGGATTGCTAAAAATAAAGGGGCTGCTATGGTTGATTCTTACTTGTTCTCCAATAACATGCTGAATTGGAATGTGGAATCTACTATAGATTTACAGGACTGGGAAGTGAGTGAAGCTGTTGATTTCTTTGTAAAGCTTTATGACTTGAAGATTGATCTGATCAGGGAGGACATGATGCAGTGGGCTCATGATAATAAATCTAGATTCTCGGTGAATTCCTATTACAAGGTGTTAAATAGACATGATAATAAAACATACCCCTGGAAATGCATTTGGAAAGCTAGAGTGCCCAGTAAAGTTGCATTTTTCTGTTGGTTGGTGTCGTTGGAGAAAGTTTTAACtactgataatttgaggaaaaggGGTTTAtatgtgatggattggtgtttctTGTGCAAAAAAGATGGCGAATCAGTTAACCACCTGTTTCTTCATTGCGAAATGGTGACTGCTTTATGGAATGAGTTATTTGCAAGGGTAGACattgcttgggtaatgcctttTCAGGTGGTGGATTTCTTGGCTAGTTGGTAAGGTGCTGTGGGATGTGGAGGCAATAAAGCTAAatggaggatgattcctttgtgtttgtTCTGGTGTCTATGGCTAGAGAGAAATGGGAGGTGCTTCGAAGATTGTGAACGCACAATGGAGGaatttagggattttttcttttgaactttAAATTTTTGGGTGAACAATCTAGTGAAGgacatgaatatttgtaatgcTATCTTAATTCTATTTTGCTTTAGTTTGTATTTAGGTgtattctcatgtatactctCCGTGTACTTAggttatgcctatttacttggaataaaagctcttattacctataaagaaaaattttgcatTTAGCCAGGCCGATGTCAGTGCTCTAAATGCCTATTGTATGTTCATTCTAGATTGTTTTAAGCGTAGTTTGGATAGCAAGATACttccatctcatcccatctcatctcaatatccaaacaccacaaatacaaacacttctcaatttcaaatatttaactttttcatctaatcattacctaatcattacaacttttccaaacttctaaacagataacaaaaaataaaataacttttttcaaatcccaattcaactctttcaaatcccaaaacaataataatattaaaacataatattttaaactttcaaataaaacacaaaattctcatctcaccccccaaagCTGCCATCCAAACCTCAAAAGTTGACCTGTTGGCTTGAGTTcctatattttcaaattattactCGAGGATTCTCCCTCAGGTTTGGTTCTCTGTTGAACGACTATGCAAGCCTTGTGCCACTTAGCttagtttctattttcttctgttttttgttCAAATGAAGTGTCAGCTATTGGTACATTGCTGATTTTTTTTAGGTGACATGATTTACCATCATATATTTCGTAGATACTAAATTCATGTAATACCAATGTAATCAGAGGCGAGGTATACAGCAAAAGTCGAAGGTTGTTGGTGGTGATGGTGGAACTACCAGCACTTCTTCTGATCAAAATCAGCAGATGAGAACAAGCAGCCAACAGATTTTGCAAACTCTAGGATCTCGTAGCTCTGTTGTAAATAGTGTGAATGCGAATGAGCGGTCCCAGAGCAACCACCCCCTGCAGTTGATATTGCAAGTCTTATGTCTCAGGTCCTGCAAACTCCTGCTTTGAATGGTTTGTTGGCTGGTGTTTCAGAGCAAACTGGGGTTGGCTCTCctgattttttgagaaatacGCTGCAACAGCTCACTCAGAGCCCACAGATGAGGAATGCAGTTGGTCAAATTGTTCAACAGGTTGATAGCCAAGATCTTGGAAACATGTTTGCAGGGCTTGGAAGAGGCCAGGGCGGTGGCCTTGATTTGTCTAGGATGTTCCAACAGATGATGCCGATAGTATCCCAAGCCCTCAGTGGTGGATCAACCCCCCTCAGCTTTTTCCTCCCATGGAAACCGAACCCCAATCACAGTATAATGAGCTGAATCTGAGCAGTGATGACAAACAACATGAACAAAACTTACAGGTTTGCATACGCACACATCCATAAAggatttttatttgttgtttcttttgttttttagcaTCTGTTGGTCCTTGTGGGCTGTTAGTCAAATCTGCCAATAATGCTTTTATTGGAAGAAGTAAATCTTTTTGCTATGGCTTTGCCAAGAAACCCTACTGAAATACCTTGATGCTTTTGATACTGTTGCCTCATCAAACTGCGGCATGTTGTTGGAGGactttttttgaacttttgagcACTTCCATTGACAAACTAAGTTTTGGAAACTAAAtctatgaatttttttgttaacaTGGAAAGTCTGTAGAGTTATACTATATGAACATTGCTTCTGATAGTTGATTATGTATTTCTGGACTATTTTTGTCGAGATTGGTATCTTGTGGGATCTGGTGCTTGATAGTAAATCGTGTTCGTT
This genomic interval from Juglans microcarpa x Juglans regia isolate MS1-56 chromosome 4D, Jm3101_v1.0, whole genome shotgun sequence contains the following:
- the LOC121261359 gene encoding LOW QUALITY PROTEIN: large proline-rich protein BAG6-like (The sequence of the model RefSeq protein was modified relative to this genomic sequence to represent the inferred CDS: inserted 1 base in 1 codon; deleted 2 bases in 1 codon): MANQFSNEGSSTAKVSGESSDLTVQLNIKTLDSRIYSFQVDKNMPVSSFKEKIANEIGVPVGQQRLIFRGRVLKDDHLLSEYHVENGHTLHLVERQPAQVQPSSGAGSGETAGSNGSDASIGNPRNRVGQISHSVVLGTFNVGDQGEGVVPDLSRVIGAVLNSIGVGGQPTSVGTGGTHTSTLPNAPSQAPRGNETEGLRGNVGIQTQTGNQVQSGQAFSGQPFQSVHQVVQIPLAAAAVPVPSVHPIPDSLSTLSEFMNRMEQTLSQSGYQPNSSSINAGDLPRVELPSSAHGLHTPEALSIVLRRAQRLLSGHAVAALSHTAGSLEQEGSSSDSTTRGQIQTESMRLGLAMQHLGALLLELGRTILTLRMGQSPTEYILNAGPAVYISPSGPNPIMVQPFPLQTSSLFGGSVPQSNPMAFGPVGIGSAPRHINIHIHAGTSLAPIVSAVGTRASNAEGMQGERRNGAGSGDSGATRVLPMRNVIATTVPSRPSGVASSGVAQPGLGVSVAEPPSDSVSLPSISEVNSRLRNFFGNLQGDGMVSSGGQTESTVQSSSVATASNDVGNEQKNTTTFSSVKRVGESGASIPGCTTESEGQKLDQLSNSDALSGGTAAKSEDFQGNALGSDQKHEGAKAAPLGLGLGGLELKRRGIQQKSKVVGGDGGTTSTSSDQNQQMRTSSQQILQTLGSRSSVVNSVNANERSQXQPPPAVDIASLMSQVLQTPALNGLLAGVSEQTGVGSPDFLRNTLQQLTQSPQMRNAVGQIVQQVDSQDLGNMFAGLGRGQGGGLDLSRMFQQMMPIVSQALSGGNPPQLFPPMETEPQSQYNELNLSSDDKQHEQNLQTNLQQLAQQIEQLNPPENIFHSVVENAVMLSGSGSGSEELVDELWGDEGLANEYMEMLRRDIHRRLQGESGQDNC